Sequence from the Acropora muricata isolate sample 2 chromosome 10, ASM3666990v1, whole genome shotgun sequence genome:
tggatgattcttacacaaaaatctgccgagtcttctgccccccctgCTCGAATGGtaaaacaaacagccgagcgacttctgatttatcaagttttacgctgttttcgagttgtttgaagccaattctggactttttcaaattgttcatcggctctagagaccacaaCGAATAagcaagaggtaaaaagaagcttacataggctgcaaaatgtgaataatttacccaaagattatattcgcgtgtgcttgacttgccgatctctcgccgaattgttgaactttatcggtcttgttgaacttcaaggatacatctaatcgattttacaaatatcagtgaccatagtatattaataaattcaaacatattgcaaagaaaatctttgattttttgctttgttttaaagaatttcgatttaataaactagagatttcaatatcggaggccgtggacttggtcacccatccagatatcaaccccgtccaacagggtttaacttcggtgaacagacgggaaccggggttttccctttggtgatagccgcacCACAAACGTGACACCCGTGACCACACAatgttggattggactctggagtgcggaataaaggaatcccgacttcctaaaagattcttgatcatggatatcttgatgtttggtataagctctatttgtaaataacattatttcctgtcctttgaattttaccaatgttttctggagccaaaactaactgatttctcaagggagcagtcattaagtgctttgttcctggagtagtacttcagttgcaagtatcccagtctaccgaccaggagATCGAGGAAACCGCAAAACCGCTCCCAGTTGGAAATATCTAGGCCACAAAGGAGACAGGATCGACACAGGGCGTAAACATTCCGTGCAGTGTTGTTAAGACTCGTTCGGGTAGAACTGTCATTCCACCTACCCGACTTGTAAACTTGGACTCACTTTTGAGACCCTGATTTGTTTCAGTTCATTTATTTGATTAACCTGACAATGACTGTTGATTTTCTTCGAGAGTTGAGATTATTTTTGATTCACCAGTTTTCCTATTTCAAACCGCAGAACCTCAGCCTTATAACATTGTAATGTTTTTGTCTAGAAAAGGGGATGTGCGGTTATTGATTAACTTGTCACATGCTTAGGTGTCATATTCACTAGAATCAAGTTACACGTGTATTGTGATTTTAGAATTGAATTAAAAACCTTACAGAAAAGACAACTTAAAACACGGATTTCGGATGAAATATTTATACGTGTAGGTATCTAAAAGTGTGATTTAGACATGAGATAATTTGCAATGTGACAGTACTTTCCATTGTTCCGTACGAGCTTACTAAAGATGCATAATTTCTCAATGTTTCCTGCAGGTCCAAAGACAGCTTTTTGTCGACCCTTTCAACTTTTGTAAATTTTGGGAAAACTAAAAAACGGCGGAACTTATGAagatgatttttgaaaatagttcaccacagAGATGCTTtaggttaagaaaaaaaagtgaaatatgaaattttgattccgaaaaaaaaactgtttaaaGCCACCTCAAATTGCAACCAATTGCTATTAAGTTGCCAGTCAAGTTTCCCCTCTTTACATGGTACTCTCATGGCCTGCTTGAGGCGACAAATAATTGGTCAGTTGACATCGACGATGGCATATTAAATGGCGTCGTTTTCATTGACCTTACTAAGGCATTCGATACAACTGATCACAAGATTCTCTCGCGTAAAACGTCTTTATTGGGTGTTAACCAGGCAGCTATTAGGGGGTTCCTGTCGTACCAAAGTGGCCTAAGCCAAAGATGTAACGTCAAATTGTGGATTAGCTTCCCCGATGGCTTAAAATATGTCGGGTCTATTGTTCAGGCTAAGCGAAACATGAAGAAAATATCCGTCATATCGGACTCTCATAAGGCAACcgtgtaaagcagttgtaaacaGTCTTGGTTTTTAACTTGTAGTGCTCAACTGATGATTTCACGTGTTTAAATAAGTCTTAATGGTAATGATAACAGCAAATGTGTGTTATTAAATACACGAAATTCAtctatttgaactgtggattgaaacaatttaGTGTACATGATCGACGAAAGTTATGAAGGAAGAGAGAAAGGCCTAAAAGCATccaggcctgaatttttgaaaGCACTAACTACCGACCTTACCATACCATTCAGACAGTCAAGTGTATTCTAATAACCACGTTTCACTGGGTTGAAAAAGTTAGAAACAAAACACTGCCAAACGAGAATAATCGCAAAAATTGAAGAATTTCATCGGCAATGCTAAAACGAGCGCCAGCCAGAATTGCACACAGCCGTTTAAGCACACAGCAAGTTATATATCAAGTAACCAAAGTTTCTCGTCTAAAGAAATGACACATCTCTTCCCATTAACCaattcaaattttgcttttCCTTCGGCACTGATATAAGTTTGAATCAAATTTAAATAAGCCAAGGTGTTGTTCTTGTCCAGAAGAGTTTGCGCCAGCTGTATAGCTCCTGTATTGCTAATTTGGGTACCACTTAGATCCAAATGAGTCAGAGTTCGGTTCAATTGTAGGGCCTCAGCCATCGCAGTGCCTGAACATGAAATACCTGTCGCTGCTAGGCTCAAATGCGTCAGAGACCGATTGGTCTGAAGAGCCCCTGCAAGGATTTCTACACCAAGAGAAGTAATATCGCACCATGATAAATCTAAATAGGACAACTGTGTGGCTGGCGATTTCAATGCTTCTGCCAAAGCTACTGCTCCTGAATCACCAATTTTTGTACAACCTAGCATTAAATGGGTCATCACTTGATTGGACTGCAGTGCTTTAAAAATCACTTCTGTTCCTAAAACACTGATATTACTCTGAGAGAGATCCAAGTGAGTCAGAGTTCGGTTCAATTGTAGCGCCTCAGCCAGCGCAGTGGCTGAACATAAATTATTTGCGCTTAAGCACAAATGCGTCAGAGACTGATTGGTCTGAAGAGCCACTGCAAGGATTCTTCCACCAAGAGAGGTAATTTGGCATGTATCAAGATGTAAATAGGACAACTGTGTGCTTGGCGATTGTAATTCTCCTGCCAGAGCTTCTGCTCCTGAATCACCAATGGTGTTACCATGTAGACTTAAATGGGTCATCACGTGATTGGACTGCAGTGCTTTGCAAATCACTTCTGTTCCTAAATCACCGATACCATTGTCAGAGAGATCCAAGAGAAGCAGAGAAGAGTTTGTCCGGAGAGCATCTGCAAATGCTAGTGCCCCTAAGTCCCCGATATAATTGTATCCCAGAAATAAACATTTCAATGTACTGTTTTTCAGTAGTGCTCTTGCCAATGCTAACGCTCCCGACAGGCCAATTTGTGGAGAAAAATTTGGGAAATTTGGGACATTTGTCAAATCCAAGTAGGTTAGAGTAGTATTACTTTCCAAAGCTTTACCCAAAGCCACAGCAGTTTCCTCGGCGATCACATTGCATCGCAAATCGAGATGCGTAAGCACGCAGTTGGTCTGAAGAGCCTGTGCTAAAGCAATCAACCCACGGCTTGAACGGTCTTCATGAGAGCCATTTAGCTTTAGCTTTGTCAACGTACAGCTGCCGCTCAAATATTCTGAGAGAACGAGAAGAGAGCGGAAACTTTGTCTAAACATTTCAAAGTAATCCAAGGGAATGCATTCCCCAAGTTTGACTAACATTTCCCTTTGGCAATCATCAAGTACCTCTTCAAAATCTCCGCAGTCAGCAATAACCTGAAGTGCTTTGTCCACGGCGATGTAACTGGATGATCTAGTGACATCATGCAATGGTCTATAAAACTTTAATTTAGGAGAAAATGGATAATGGAAACCCTGCTCTATGGAATTTTTGAACTGCGTGGTTTCCGTGATGTCATTTACTTCAGGTATTGAGTGACGTGAGCAAGCACCACCGAGACATGAAACAAGGAACACTGCCCTTTCGTCATCTTTCTTTGCTACCATTGGAAATAGAAACTTCCACACCTGCCAATTGTCCACAGGACTCACTTTCAACAGCAGCGCCTCGCTTTCTTTGCTGTACGTTAACACCTCATTCGCCAGATACAACGCAGcgaaatactcttgaaacgtcTTGTGAGTAAATGCATAGCATTCAGTTGGTTTCATCTTGCTTCTACTTGGTTCACACGTAACAAAGAACAACTGCAGAACAGTTTCCGACCTCATTTCCTCTTCGCTGAAATAAAGACGATTCTTTAGCAAAGCCTCAAATGCCACCTGGCCTAACTGATTCAGCTGCTCTCTGCATCTCTCAGAGGGATCATCTTTACCAAAGCCAACTCCCCTCTTTGCATAGTATCTTCTGATAGCACATGAGACAAGACAATCGTACAGTTCCGTTTGTTTGGTGGGAAACATACCATTTGTTTCTTCACAAAGAAGACATAATAAAGCTGTATTCATTGGACTAGAAGTCAATTCATTGAGCTCATTGTTGACAGCTAACTCATCCTTTAATTTCTTCGCAAGGCTTGGGTTACTGTGATTGCGGAAATACTGCTCAATGTAGCTGATGGCATCACCCTTCGAGTAACCAACTATGTGAAGGAGGCTGTCACAGTATAGCCGCACTCTCGCTCCCATTTCAGGTCGAGCTGTTAACAGAAGATAAACGTCCGATAACACTTTGCCTTGAATAAGGGGAAGGAGTAGATCTTCGTTCTTCAATTCATCTAGACCATCAAGAACCAATAAGATTCTGGACTGATAATTgcgaatgaaagaaaagaagttTTCTTTCTCGCTTCTTTCAACATCTTCTGGTAAGAGCTGATCATCAATCGCTTCCTGGATGTTCGCGATTCCCACGTTCATGTCGCGACATTTTAGCAAAAGCAACATCTCCACCTTGGGAAACCAACTATCCGATGGAATTCGACTTAAGGACCAATCATGGGCAAGCTTCCGACAGTACGTAGTTTTGCCCATAGCTGGATTACCCTCAATTAGCACTACTCTTGGATTCTCACATTCTGCATGTGGTCTGAAGATATCTGTCATACTAATGCTATCTGTCAGCTTTGACCTTTCCCTTGTCTTACTTACAATCTGTAACCTGGTAAAAATGTCAGCCAGTTTAAATTGCAGTTCATGTTCACAC
This genomic interval carries:
- the LOC136887403 gene encoding protein NLRC3-like; this encodes MGHVWSKHGNVTGGFCPPFQEYKKPPQLSIKLKEAGDVPKSTETWRDDHLPIDILLLAVGSCDFLSCFSFLGKPFKSYKKGIGYVYFGGMGDASDLQQLKIALITSATGAATPGGSLTAVLNAVRVLGPKAAFLVGTCLSLSVEKVRMGDVVISSKLTAEGLRTPVSPLLCRLIQDAPYGWVAPLENPDELKVTVHCNGDILSQSQRKNCRCDDICEQYPGAVAIETEGIGVYAAAYDANIEWVIVKGVGSYFHQSQPATSEWMSFASTMAASVVAKMLKDPRVFLEWPHYNQDEISDLKEKRPHQGSHTLVANHERFVQRIRGNYKSAVLCPFPWCEHELQFKLADIFTRLQIVSKTRERSKLTDSISMTDIFRPHAECENPRVVLIEGNPAMGKTTYCRKLAHDWSLSRIPSDSWFPKVEMLLLLKCRDMNVGIANIQEAIDDQLLPEDVERSEKENFFSFIRNYQSRILLVLDGLDELKNEDLLLPLIQGKVLSDVYLLLTARPEMGARVRLYCDSLLHIVGYSKGDAISYIEQYFRNHSNPSLAKKLKDELAVNNELNELTSSPMNTALLCLLCEETNGMFPTKQTELYDCLVSCAIRRYYAKRGVGFGKDDPSERCREQLNQLGQVAFEALLKNRLYFSEEEMRSETVLQLFFVTCEPSRSKMKPTECYAFTHKTFQEYFAALYLANEVLTYSKESEALLLKVSPVDNWQVWKFLFPMVAKKDDERAVFLVSCLGGACSRHSIPEVNDITETTQFKNSIEQGFHYPFSPKLKFYRPLHDVTRSSSYIAVDKALQVIADCGDFEEVLDDCQREMLVKLGECIPLDYFEMFRQSFRSLLVLSEYLSGSCTLTKLKLNGSHEDRSSRGLIALAQALQTNCVLTHLDLRCNVIAEETAVALGKALESNTTLTYLDLTNVPNFPNFSPQIGLSGALALARALLKNSTLKCLFLGYNYIGDLGALAFADALRTNSSLLLLDLSDNGIGDLGTEVICKALQSNHVMTHLSLHGNTIGDSGAEALAGELQSPSTQLSYLHLDTCQITSLGGRILAVALQTNQSLTHLCLSANNLCSATALAEALQLNRTLTHLDLSQSNISVLGTEVIFKALQSNQVMTHLMLGCTKIGDSGAVALAEALKSPATQLSYLDLSWCDITSLGVEILAGALQTNRSLTHLSLAATGISCSGTAMAEALQLNRTLTHLDLSGTQISNTGAIQLAQTLLDKNNTLAYLNLIQTYISAEGKAKFELVNGKRCVISLDEKLWLLDI